One segment of Streptomyces sp. NBC_01463 DNA contains the following:
- a CDS encoding LLM class flavin-dependent oxidoreductase, translating into MSASSSPHPPLSASPLHLAVALNGAGWHPAAWREPGARPGELLTAAYWTDTVKEAESGLLDFVTIEDALGLQSSRYTEPDGRTDQERGRLDAVLIAARVAPLTRHIGLVPTVVATHTEPFHISKAIATLDYVSGGRAGLRVQVTPRQHEAAHFGRRTFPRFRIEDRDTPAVRDLTAELFEEAGDYVEVVRRLWDSWEDDAEIRDVATGRFIDRDKLHYIDFEGRHFSVKGPSITPRPPQGQPVVSALAHQSVPFQLVARSTDIGYITPHDTGQARTVIDEIRAGQTAAGRAAEPLHIFGDLVVFLDDDPAAAAARRERLDELDGAPYTSDAKVFTGTPAQLADLLLEWQQAGLSGFRLRPAGTGHDLRAITRGLVPELQRRGAFRSAYEADTLRGLLGLARPANRYATV; encoded by the coding sequence GTGTCCGCATCGTCATCGCCGCACCCTCCCCTGTCCGCATCCCCCCTGCACCTCGCCGTCGCCCTGAACGGTGCCGGCTGGCACCCGGCCGCCTGGCGCGAGCCCGGGGCCCGGCCCGGGGAACTGCTCACCGCCGCGTACTGGACCGACACCGTGAAGGAGGCCGAAAGCGGCCTGCTCGACTTCGTGACCATCGAGGACGCCCTCGGGCTCCAGTCCTCGCGGTACACCGAGCCGGACGGACGCACCGACCAGGAGCGCGGCCGGCTCGACGCGGTGCTCATCGCCGCCCGGGTGGCCCCGCTGACCCGCCACATCGGGCTCGTCCCCACCGTCGTCGCCACCCACACCGAGCCGTTCCACATCTCCAAGGCGATCGCCACCCTCGACTACGTGAGCGGCGGCCGGGCCGGTCTGCGCGTCCAGGTGACGCCCCGGCAGCACGAGGCGGCCCACTTCGGACGCCGTACGTTCCCGCGCTTCCGCATCGAGGACCGGGACACCCCTGCCGTACGGGACCTGACCGCCGAACTCTTCGAGGAGGCCGGCGACTACGTCGAGGTGGTACGCCGGCTCTGGGACAGCTGGGAGGACGACGCGGAGATCCGGGACGTCGCCACTGGACGGTTCATCGACCGCGACAAGCTGCACTACATCGACTTCGAGGGCCGCCACTTCAGCGTCAAGGGCCCCTCGATCACCCCCCGGCCGCCGCAGGGCCAGCCGGTCGTCAGCGCCCTGGCCCACCAGAGCGTGCCCTTCCAACTGGTGGCGCGCTCGACGGACATCGGATACATCACCCCGCACGACACCGGTCAGGCCCGCACCGTCATCGACGAGATCCGCGCCGGACAGACGGCGGCGGGGCGGGCCGCGGAACCCCTGCACATCTTCGGTGACCTCGTCGTCTTCCTCGACGACGATCCCGCGGCCGCGGCGGCCCGCCGGGAGCGTCTCGACGAACTCGACGGCGCGCCGTACACCAGCGACGCGAAGGTGTTCACCGGAACCCCCGCACAACTGGCGGACCTCCTCCTGGAATGGCAGCAGGCCGGACTCTCCGGCTTCCGGCTGCGCCCCGCCGGGACCGGCCACGACCTCCGGGCCATCACCCGGGGACTGGTGCCCGAACTGCAGCGCCGCGGAGCCTTCCGGAGCGCCTACGAGGCCGACACCCTGCGCGGGCTCCTCGGCCTCGCCCGCCCCGCCAACCGCTACGCCACCGTCTGA